One part of the Sander vitreus isolate 19-12246 chromosome 10, sanVit1, whole genome shotgun sequence genome encodes these proteins:
- the LOC144524809 gene encoding uncharacterized protein LOC144524809 codes for MELIEIDDEEIYINKNLTMEGLINKDLQRKKKPYRCVTLCLGLLCAVLLAGNIGQFIYYEMISRPTSADPTHASYIQGDRLQSHDASTEERQQLEAQLSNLTKERDQLQRSYNSLTTQRDEFKASLNNLKSERDQLQSSYNDMQRNLEGLQTNHNNLIASKDQLQTNYSSLQRQKDELQTLFTTMRENRDQLQSNFSSLKNNKDQLQRSHNTLSINRNHLEISYNSLWKDKELLQTSYNTLQRKIEQLQANYSSLATVRDQYERKIDKIRGMPCQTGWKKFDISCYFVSTAKKNWTLSRQDCITRGADLVIIDSRDEQAFVNGLLETGQNAWIGLTDSLKEGTWMWVDGTPVTTMFWQPGQPNSYNGNQDCGETVQKSPGVGDWNDDGCFAVQPAICEK; via the exons ATGGAGTTAATCGAAATCGACGACGaggaaatatatataaataagaacCTCACAATGGAAGGTCTCATTAATAAAG ATTTACAGAGAAAGAAGAAGCCCTATAGATGTGTGACTTTGTGTCTTGGATTACTGTGTGCTGTCCTGTTGGCTGGTAACATAGGACAGTTTATCTACT ATGAGATGATCAGCCGTCCCACGTCAGCAGACCCAACACATGCCAGCTACATTCAAGGAGATCGACTGCAGAGTCATGATGCTTCAactgaagagagacaacagttaGAGGCCCAACTGAGTAACCTGACTAAAGAAAGAGACCAGTTGCAGCGAAGCTACAATTCTTTAACAACTCAAAGAGATGAGTTCAAGGCCAGTTTAAACAATCTGAAAAGTGAGAGGGATCAGTTACAATCAAGCTATAATGACATGCAGAGAAATCTTGAGGGGTTGCAGACAAATCACAATAATCTGATAGCGAGTAAAGACCAGCTACAGACCAATTACAGTAGCctgcaaagacaaaaagatGAGTTGCAGACCTTGTTTACTACgatgagagaaaacagagaTCAGTTACAGAGCAATTTCTCTTCACTGAAGAACAACAAGGACCAGTTGCAAAGAAGCCACAACACACTGAGTATAAATAGAAATCACCTTGAGATTAGCTACAATTCATTGTGGAAAGACAAAGAACTATTGCAAACAAGTTATAATACACTGCAGAGGAAAATAGAGCAGTTGCAGGCCAATTACAGTAGTTTGGCTACAGTTAGAGATCAGTACGAGAGGAAGATCGACAAAATAAGAG GCATGCCCTGTCAAACAGGCTGGAAGAAGTTTGACATCAGCTGTTACTTTGTTTCAACTGCAAAGAAAAACTGGACGTTAAGCAGACAAGACTGCATCACAAGAGGAGCAGATCTGGTGATCATAGACAGCAGGGATGAACAG GCATTTGTCAACGGGTTACTGGAAACAGGCCAAAATGCCTGGATCGGTCTTACTGACAGTCTTAAAGAGGGGACTTGGATGTGGGTGGATGGGACTCCAGTCACCACAAT GTTCTGGCAGCCCGGGCAGCCCAACAGCTACAATGGGAACCAGGACTGTGGAGAAACTGTGCAGAAATCCCCAGGAGTGGGAGACTGGAACGATGATGGCTGTTTTGCTGTTCAGCCCGCAATCTGTGAGAAATAA